The DNA segment CGCGGCCCGAGGTGGTCACGGTCCACTCGCGTTCGCGGCCCTCGACGCGGCCGCCGGCCGTCTCGGCGTTCTCCAGCAGCAGGGTGGAGCGGACATCGTCGATCGAGAGCCCGTAGCCGGCGAGCCGCACGGGGTCGAGCCAGATCCGCACCTCGCGGCGGCGCGAGCCGATGATCTCGATGCTGCCGACGCCGGGCAGGCGCTCGAGCCGGTCCTTGACCATGTTCTCCGCGATCTCCGACAGCTCGCGGACGGAAAGCGGGCCGCCCAGCATGACGGAGAGGATCGGCGTCGCGTCGGGATCGAGCTGGATGACCACCGGATCCTCGGCGTCGAGCGGCAGCTCGGCGCGCACGGGAGCTACCTTCTCGCGTACCTGCTGCGCCTTGACGTCCACGTCGTAGTCCGTCTCGAACTCGACGAAGACCTGGGAGACCCCTTCCGAGGAGACCGAACTCAGGTCCCGGATGCCCTCGATCGTGTTGATCTGCTCCTCGAGGAGGTCGGTGACCTCGGTCTCGACCGTCTCCGGCGACGCTCCCTCGAGGACCGTGGTGACGGTGACGAAGGGAACCTCGACGTCCGGGTTCAGGTCGACGTTGAGCCGGTTCAGCGACACCAGGCCCAGAACGACCAGGGCCAGGTTCAGCATCAAGGCGAAGACCGGCCGGCGGATCGACAGCAGCGGCAGGTTCAGCATGGATGCCTCAAGGGACGTTTGGGAGCGAGGCGAGGGGCGAGTTCCCGCCATCGCCCCCGGGCGGCGATTCGGCGGCGAAGATCGGCGCACCATCGGCCAGTCGCTCGATCAGCGGGCCCGTGATCACAGCGTCGCCGGGCTCGGCGCCGCTCCTGATCTCGACCCAGCGGGGGCCGGTCGCCCCGACCGTCACTTCGATCCGGCGTGCGCGTCCGGCCTGGGCGCTGAACACGTAGGCCCGGCCATCGCGGTTCAGCACCGCTGTACGTTCGACGATCACGGCGCCGCCGGGAGTCCGCGGCCTGATCTCGGCGCGGACGAAGGCCCCCGCCTTGGCGCCGGGTACTTCGCCCGGAACCGGCGCCCGCACCCGGTAGGTGCGGCTTTCGGGGTCGATCCTCGCGTTCACCGAGGCAATCCGCGACTCGAAAGGCGCGGCCGCGCCCTCGACGATCAACAGGGCCGGGTCGCCGACCTGGACCGGCGCCGCCGCCGCGGCGGGCACGTCGAGCTCGGCGGCGAAGCCCGTCTGCTCCTGGATCGTGACGACGACCGAACCCGGGCCGACGATCGCCCCTTCGTGGAGCTCCCGTTCGACCACGTGGGCGTGGTAGGGACTGACCACCGCGGTTCGCACGAGATCCTGCTCGGCGCTCTCGACCGCGGCGAGTTCCTGCTCGACGCGAGCCCGTGCCACCGCCAGGTGAGTCAGTTGCTGGTCGAGTTGCTGGGGTGGGGCGACCTCCTGCTCGGCGAGGCGCTGGACCCGCTCCAGCTCCTGGCGGGCCTGGGCGGCCTCGGCCTGAGCCAGGGCCAGACCGGCGCGCGCGCGCTTCAGGTTGGTCTCGAACGGTCCTCGATCTAGCTGCAGCACGATGTCGCCCCTGGCCACCTGGTCGCCGACATCGAAGTAGACGGCGGAGAGCCGTCCGGAGACCTCGGGCCCGAGCTCGGTCAGCCGAGGCGCGACGACGGAGCCGGAGGCCGTAACCAGGGCGTCGACCTGGCCGCGGCGCACGCGAGTCGTCGGTGCGGTTTCGCTGCGGAAGGTCGAAGCGGCGCCGGACGCTTCCGTCCGGCCGGCTGCTCCGTCCTCGCCGTCGCCGCGGCAGCCGACACCCGCCAGGCACAGAAGGAACAGCGCGCAGGCTGCGAGCGTCGCTCTTCCGGCCTTTCTGTTCGTGGTGTTCATGGCAGTTGTACTCCGTCGGACTGGTACGCTGCCGTTTGCCGCTTTGCAAATCATACAAGCGCCGGAGGACTCCCATGCGCCTCGATTCTCAGAGAGTCACAACTCCCGGTTTCGTCGTCTCGCTGGCGGTCCCGGGCATCGTCGCCGGCGGAAAGATCCTGGCGCCGGCTCGCCACGTCGAGGCGGCCGGCGAACTGACCGGCACCGACGGCACGGTGGTCGATCACATCGGCTGGCACACCACGGAGTACGACCCGTGGCTCGAGAGGTTGCGCGCCAACGGCGTGAGTTTCGTCGAAGAGCCGCGGGTGCTGGATGCAGGGCACCGGATCGCCTTCATCGAGGGGCCGGACGGGGCGAAGATCGAACTGGCCGAGCTGCTCGGGGGAGCAACTCCTTGACGCCGGCCAGAAGCCGGCGTCTGGGCTTCTGGGGGCTACCCCTTTGTGCGTTCGTGGCGGTGTCCGTGGCCGTGCCGCTCGCGGCCCAGGAAACGGGCGCTCCGGTCGAACCGGCCCGCTTCCACCACATCCGTCTGAACGTGACCGATGCCGAGCGTTCGATCGACTTCTACCGGACCACGTTCGGCGCGATTCCGATCAAGTTTCGAGGGGTTGCGGACGCACTGTTCACGGGGCACTCCTTCATCCTCCTCAACGAGGTCGAGGAGCCGCCGGACGGCAGCCAGCGGAGCGGCATCTGGCACTTCGGCTGGGGCGGGGTCGACCTGCCCAGCCAGTACCGCTGGCTGGTGTCCCGTGGAGTCGACATCCACACGCCGATCTACCGTCTGGGCCGGGGTCACGTGATCTACGTCAACGGACCGGACCGCGAGATGATCGAGGTGAACACGATGGGCCACCACCGCTTCGCCCACGTCCATCTGTTCGCGGCGGACGTGAACGAGACCGCGGCCTGGTACGAACGGCACTTCGGACTGCCGGCGCGGCGCACGGCCGAGGGCAATCCCCGGCCGGTCGGTCCGGATGCGGAGTTCGCGACCTGGGAGGAGTTCCACCGGGAACACCGGGCCTGGTTCAACGCGTTTCGCACCGACAACGTGACCTTCATCATCTACAACCTGCCGGACTACGAGCCGCTGGCGCCCTGGTGGCCGGAGGACGCGTCGCCGCTGCTCGAGACGGAGCCCCAGCAGGGCCGGGTGATCGACCACTTCGCCTTCTCCTACCGCGACATCGAACCCGTGTTCGAGCGATTGCAGGCGGCCGGCGTCGAGATCGTCGAGCCGATCACGTACCGGCCGGAGTTCGACATGCGGAGTTTCTTCGTCATGGGGCCGGACAAGGTGGCGGTGGAGGTGGTCGAGGCAAAACCGATCCCGGAGGGCGTGTGGGACTGAGTGAGTGGCCAGCTAGCTGCTAGAGTTCGCCCGCCGACTTGGAACAACTGGTTGGAAGCTGGAGGCGCGCATGGACCGCTCGATCGCTGCACTTCTCGTTCTTGGCACGCTCGGACTGACTTCCGTGGCGGTCGCCGCCGACAGTGGAGAAGCGGTCACTTTCCACGAGGACGTGCTGGCCATCTTCCAGGAGAACTGCCAGACCTGCCATCGCCCGGGCGGCGACAACGTGGCCGGCATGGTGGCGCCGATGTCGCTGATGACCTACGAAGAGGTCCGGCCGTGGGCCCGTTCCATTGCCCGCCTGGTGCAGAGCCGCGAGATGCCTCCCTGGGACGCGACGGATCACACGGCCGGCGTGTTCCTGAACGAGCGGACCCTCAACCAGGAGGAGATCGACACGGTCGTGGCCTGGGCGAAGCGCGGCGCACCCAAGGGCGATCCGTCGAAGGGGCCGGCGCCCCGTGAGTGGGAGGACACGGGCGGCTTCCTGATCGGCAAGCCGGACCTCATCGTCTACATGGAGGAGCCCTACTATGTGGGCGACGACGTGGAGGACGAGCAGCCGAACTTTTTCATCACGCTGACCGAGGAGATGCTTCCCGAACCCCGCTGGCTGCAGGCGATCGAGTACCAGCCTGACGCCGAATTCGTCCATCACATCACGGGCCGGGCGCTGATCCCGAATGAGGACGGCGAGGTCGACGTGCTCTCCGAGAACACCTTCTCGCTCGGTTCGATCGCGGCCGGCGAGGACCCGACGATCTACCCGCCGGGCTTCGGCAACCTGCTGCGGGCCGGCATGGTCGTGCGCCTCAACGTCCACTACCACAAGGAACCCGGTCCGGGCTCCGGAGGCTACGACCGTTCGGCGGTCGCCTTCAGGTTCCACCCGGTCGGCGCCGAGGTCAAGCACAAGGTGACCTGGAACACGATCGGCGCCGGCGCCTTCGAGATCCCGCCGGGCCACGGAAACTGGCGCGTCGGATCGTCCCGGATCTTCGAGAAGGACACCGTGCTGCTGTCGCTCCATCCGCACATGCACTTCCGCGGCCAGAGCATGAAGTACACCGCGTACTACCCCGATGGCGGCACCGAGGTACTGCTCGACGTGCCGGAGTATGACTACAGCTGGCAGACGAACTACATCTACCGGGAGCCCAAGGTGCTTCCGGCAGGTACGCGGGTCGAGATCGAAGCCGTCTACGACAACTCGGAGACCAAGCTCGACGAGTACCCCTTCCTGAACATCGGCCGGGCGGTCGACTGGGGCGCCCAGAGCATCGACGAGATGATGGCACCGTTCCTGGCCTGGACCTACGTCGAGCCGGAAGACGCGGCGGCGATCCTGGCCGGCGGCTCCGCCGGTTCCACCGGCGGCGGCGAGTAGGGGCGACGAGCACACCCGCCTGCCGAGGGCACGGCGGAGGGTCCAGGGGACGTTCACGAGGCGCCTGTGCGGTTCTTGCTGGGACTCTTGAGCCTTCTCGCGTTCTGCGGAGCCGCCGCAGCTCAGGATGGCCCGGAGCCGGGAATTCACGAGACGGTCGCCGCCTATCTGGAACAGAGCGCCTTCGAGGTGGCCCTGAGTGCTGAGGGAGAGCTCGAAGGGCCTGCGAAAGAGTGGTTTCGCGCCGAGGCGGCCGAAGCCCAGTTTGTGTTCATCGGCGAAGAACATGATGTCCGGGAGGTTCCGATTCTGGTTGGCGCTCTTTGGCGGGAACTCGTTCCCTTGGGCTACGAACACGTAGCGATCGAAGCTGGCCCCTGGCTCGGCGACAGGCTCGACAAGTTCGCAAGATTCTCGGATCAACAGGCCCTTTCACACTTCCAGGGGGCAACCTGGCCTCGTCTGCCGAACAACAGCGTGCCGCCGATCTCGGAGGAGGACGTTGCCTTCTACAAGCTGCTTGGCAGCGTCAGCGGCCCGCATCGCCAGTCTGCAACTCCCTTGATCTGGGGCTTGGATGCCGAGTATCGAGCGGCTCCATTGCTGAAGAGGCTGGCGGAGCTGTCGCAGCGGCCCGCCAGGCGACGGGCGGTGCAGTCCCTGTTGGAGCAGGTAGAGGCTGCGGAGAGAAGCGGCGACTACAACACTGGTGCCTTCCGCGATGCCATCGAGCAAGTCATACAACAGACGCGAGCCAGGCCTGAGACCGAGCTGCACTACATACTCGATGCGCTGCGTTGGCGAATTGCCGCTCCCGAGGAAACCACGGGCCGGAACCTCAAGAAGGAGCTGTTTCTGCGCCAGTACCGGGCTGCGAAGGAAGAAGGGGAGCCGAAGCCGCGCGTGATGCTCCGGCTCGGCGCTTACC comes from the Acidobacteriota bacterium genome and includes:
- a CDS encoding efflux RND transporter periplasmic adaptor subunit, with translation MNTTNRKAGRATLAACALFLLCLAGVGCRGDGEDGAAGRTEASGAASTFRSETAPTTRVRRGQVDALVTASGSVVAPRLTELGPEVSGRLSAVYFDVGDQVARGDIVLQLDRGPFETNLKRARAGLALAQAEAAQARQELERVQRLAEQEVAPPQQLDQQLTHLAVARARVEQELAAVESAEQDLVRTAVVSPYHAHVVERELHEGAIVGPGSVVVTIQEQTGFAAELDVPAAAAAPVQVGDPALLIVEGAAAPFESRIASVNARIDPESRTYRVRAPVPGEVPGAKAGAFVRAEIRPRTPGGAVIVERTAVLNRDGRAYVFSAQAGRARRIEVTVGATGPRWVEIRSGAEPGDAVITGPLIERLADGAPIFAAESPPGGDGGNSPLASLPNVP
- a CDS encoding VOC family protein encodes the protein MTPARSRRLGFWGLPLCAFVAVSVAVPLAAQETGAPVEPARFHHIRLNVTDAERSIDFYRTTFGAIPIKFRGVADALFTGHSFILLNEVEEPPDGSQRSGIWHFGWGGVDLPSQYRWLVSRGVDIHTPIYRLGRGHVIYVNGPDREMIEVNTMGHHRFAHVHLFAADVNETAAWYERHFGLPARRTAEGNPRPVGPDAEFATWEEFHREHRAWFNAFRTDNVTFIIYNLPDYEPLAPWWPEDASPLLETEPQQGRVIDHFAFSYRDIEPVFERLQAAGVEIVEPITYRPEFDMRSFFVMGPDKVAVEVVEAKPIPEGVWD
- a CDS encoding VOC family protein, translated to MRLDSQRVTTPGFVVSLAVPGIVAGGKILAPARHVEAAGELTGTDGTVVDHIGWHTTEYDPWLERLRANGVSFVEEPRVLDAGHRIAFIEGPDGAKIELAELLGGATP
- a CDS encoding c-type cytochrome, which gives rise to MDRSIAALLVLGTLGLTSVAVAADSGEAVTFHEDVLAIFQENCQTCHRPGGDNVAGMVAPMSLMTYEEVRPWARSIARLVQSREMPPWDATDHTAGVFLNERTLNQEEIDTVVAWAKRGAPKGDPSKGPAPREWEDTGGFLIGKPDLIVYMEEPYYVGDDVEDEQPNFFITLTEEMLPEPRWLQAIEYQPDAEFVHHITGRALIPNEDGEVDVLSENTFSLGSIAAGEDPTIYPPGFGNLLRAGMVVRLNVHYHKEPGPGSGGYDRSAVAFRFHPVGAEVKHKVTWNTIGAGAFEIPPGHGNWRVGSSRIFEKDTVLLSLHPHMHFRGQSMKYTAYYPDGGTEVLLDVPEYDYSWQTNYIYREPKVLPAGTRVEIEAVYDNSETKLDEYPFLNIGRAVDWGAQSIDEMMAPFLAWTYVEPEDAAAILAGGSAGSTGGGE